Proteins from a single region of Tamandua tetradactyla isolate mTamTet1 chromosome 12, mTamTet1.pri, whole genome shotgun sequence:
- the TMEM30B gene encoding cell cycle control protein 50B → MTWSATARGAHQPDNTAFTQQRLPAWQPLLSAGIALPLFFCAGLACIGLGLGLYYTSHGLKELEHDYTGGPGSGNCSACAEAAQGRAPPPRCSCAWHFALPERFRGPVFLYYALAHFYQNNRRYGVSRDDAQLSGLPSALRHPANECSPYQRSAAGLPVAPCGAIANSLFNDSFSLWHQRRPGGPYVEVPLDRTGIAWWSDYHVKFRNPPPVNGSLALAFRGTAPPPNWPRPVYELSADPNDTGFVNQDLVVWMRTAALPTFRKLYARVRRGDYAAGLPRGAYRLDIAYNFPVRAFGGRKLVILSSVSWMGGKNPFLGIAYLAVGSLCVLTGFVMLLVYIRHQEPDGRDQD, encoded by the coding sequence ATGACCTGGAGCGCCACCGCCCGCGGCGCCCACCAGCCGGACAACACGGCGTTCACGCAGCAGCGGCTCCCCGCCTGGCAGCCGCTGCTGTCGGCCGGCATCGCGCTGCCCCTCTTCTTCTGCGCCGGCCTGGCCTGCatcgggctggggctgggcctctACTACACCTCCCACGGCCTCAAGGAGCTCGAGCACGACTACACCGGCGGCCCGGGCTCCGGCAACTGCTCGGCGTGCGCCGAGGCCGCCCAGGGCCGGGCGCCGCCGCCCCGCTGCTCGTGCGCCTGGCACTTCGCGCTGCCCGAGCGCTTCCGGGGCCCCGTGTTCCTCTACTACGCGCTCGCCCACTTCTACCAGAACAACCGGCGCTACGGCGTGTCCCGCGACGACGCGCAGCTGAGCGGGCTGCCGAGCGCGCTGCGCCACCCGGCCAACGAGTGCTCCCCGTACCAGCGCTCGGCCGCCGGCCTGCCCGTCGCGCCCTGCGGCGCCATCGCCAACAGCCTCTTCAACGACTCCTTCTCGCTGTGGCACCAGCGGCGGCCCGGCGGCCCTTACGTCGAGGTGCCGCTCGACCGCACGGGCATCGCCTGGTGGTCCGACTACCACGTCAAGTTCCGCAACCCGCCGCCCGTGAACGGCAGCCTGGCGCTGGCCTTCCGGGGCACCGCGCCGCCGCCCAACTGGCCGCGGCCCGTCTACGAGCTCAGCGCCGACCCCAACGACACCGGCTTCGTCAACCAGGACCTGGTGGTGTGGATGCGCACGGCCGCGCTGCCCACCTTCCGCAAGCTGTACGCGCGCGTGCGCCGCGGCGACTACGCGGCCGGCCTGCCCCGCGGCGCCTACCGCCTGGACATCGCCTACAACTTCCCGGTGCGCGCCTTCGGCGGCCGCAAGCTCGTCATCCTCAGCAGCGTCTCGTGGATGGGCGGCAAGAACCCGTTCCTGGGCATCGCCTACCTGGCCGTCGGCTCCCTCTGCGTGCTCACGGGCTTCGTCATGCTGCTGGTGTACATTCGGCACCAGGAGCCCGACGGCCGGGACCAAGACTGA